Within the Longimicrobiaceae bacterium genome, the region CGGGCGCCGTTTTTGCGTCCTGCGCCCAGCCCCCCGAGCAGGACCTTCTCCGGAGCTTTTCGCATGCGCCACCTATCGCCCGCGGGCGACCCGCGCGACACCACGGTCGCCTTCGAGCTGGTCCGCCGCGTCCGCGGCTCCGCGCCCGCCGGCCCGTACGACGGCGGATACGACGTGCGCCGCGGCTACGACGATGCCCCCGTGGTCCACGTCGGCCCCGACGCGGACGAGATCGCGTACTTCGGCGGCCGAGACGTCGGCCGGCGATAGGTCGCTGGACGGCCGATGTCTCGCATCCGCCGAGCCTTTCGATGGGTGATCGGATGATGCGCATCTCCTGCGACGCCACATGTCCGGCTCACGTAGATGCGCATCTACCGACGTGCTCGTGACGCCTGTCGGATGATACATATCGTCTGACCTGCGCTTGAGAAGCTTCGGGCGATGCGCGGCCCGGGCGTCGCGGCGGATGTGCGGCGATGGAGCGTTCCGGCGATGCGCGGCGGGCAATGCGTCGCTGGCACGGCGTCTGCCCTTCGGGGGCGCGGACCCCAACCGGAGCGCGTATGCTGATCCAGGAAGTGCTGACCGACGTACCCGCGGCCGAGGTGGTGGAGCGCGCCCGCGACTTCTTCACCTCGCGCTTCTCGCCGTACGCCGGCTTCGAGGAAGCTTCCAGCGACACCCACATCAAGTTCGTGAACGAGGCCGCCGACCTCACCATCGGCGTGGGCACGCAGGACGGGAAGACGATGGTGCGCGGCTCCACCTCGCGCATGCACGCCGAGCTCTCGCAGTTCCTCGCCACCCTCGCCCCGGCCGAGGAGGTGCGCCAGAACCAGCCCGGCCCCGGCACCTCCGGCGCGGGCTGAGCCCCGCGCGGAGGCCGAACCCCGCTGCCACGGCGGGGTACTGGGCGGGGTTGGAAGGCAGTCCCCGCCCCTGCCCGGAGCACCCTTGATCGTCCGTTCGCTCTTCTTCGCATCGTACCGCGACCTGGCCGGCGCCGGCGAGCTTGCCGTAGAGCTGCCTCCGGGCGCCTCCGTGCGCGAGCTGGTCGCGCACCTGCGCCGCCCCGGCGCGGGGCTGGAGCGTCTGCCCGAAGAGCCCGCGGTGGCCGTGAACATGACCTACTCTCCCCTCGACACTCCGCTCGGCGATGGCGACGAGGTCGCGTTCATCCCCCCCGTGGCGGGCGGGTGAGCGTGTCGCGCTCCGTCTGCCGCGTGACCCGCGAGCCGCTGGACGCCGCCGCGATTCTGCGCGACTGCGTGGGGCCGTCGGACGGCGCGGCGCTGCTCTTCTGGGGCGTGGTGCGCGAGGAGCACGCCGGGCGCCGCGTCGCATCGCTGGAGTACGAGGCGTACGCGGAGATGGCCGAGCTGAAGATGCGTGAGATCGCGGACGAGGCGCGCGAGCGATGGGGCACGGGCGACATCCACGTCGTGCACCGCGTGGGCCTGCTGGAGGTGGGCGACGCCAGCGTAGCCATCGCCGTCGCATCTCCCCACCGCGCCGAGGCTTACGAGGCGTCGCGCTACGTGGTCGAGGAGCTGAAGCGCCGCGTCCCCGTCTGGAAGCGCGAGGGCTACGTGGAAGGCGACCGCCAGTGGGTCCCCGGCCACACCCCCGAAGTCGAAGCGACGGTGGAAGGATGACGATGCCGCAGCATTTCCGCCGAAGCGCGACGAACCCCCCTGTAGGGGTGCGATTCATCGCATCCGCGCCGGCGCCACAGACTCGGGTCTCCGCGCTTTCCGTAGATGCGATGTCGCTCGCCAGCTCCGCATCTCCCGATCCACATTTCCGCATCTCCCGAATCCGCCGGAGGATGGCGTGAGCGCGCTCATCCAGCTCGGCGGCGCCGCGCCCGTCTTCCCCTCGCGCCCGATCCCCGAGGCGGGGCCGATGGAGGACGGCTTCGGCCGCCGCATCGAGTACCTGCGCATCTCCGTCACGGACAAGTGCAACCTGCGCTGCGTGTACTGCATGCCGGAGGAGGGCCTGCCGTGGCTGAAGCGCGAGGAGATCCTGAGCTACGAGGAGATCGCGCAGATCGTACGGGTGATGGCGGGCGTGGGCCTGCGCCGCGTGCGCATCACGGGCGGGGAGCCGCTGGTGCGCCGCGACCTGCCCGCACTGGTCCGGCAGATCAAGGCGGTGCCGGGCATCGACGACATCGCGCTGTCCACCAACGCCGTGCTGCTGCACGAGCTTGCGGACGAGCTGCGCGACGCCGGCGTGGATCGCGTGAACGTCTCGCTCGACTCGCTGCGGCCGGAGCGCGTGGACGCCATCTCGCGCCGCGCCGGCTCTGCCGATGCGATCTTCCGCGGGCTGGAGGCGGCGGAGCGCGCGGGCTTCTCGCCCATCAAGGTGAACTGCGTGGTCATGCGCGGCCGCAACGACGACGAGGTC harbors:
- a CDS encoding MoaD/ThiS family protein: MIVRSLFFASYRDLAGAGELAVELPPGASVRELVAHLRRPGAGLERLPEEPAVAVNMTYSPLDTPLGDGDEVAFIPPVAGG
- a CDS encoding molybdenum cofactor biosynthesis protein MoaE, which translates into the protein MSVSRSVCRVTREPLDAAAILRDCVGPSDGAALLFWGVVREEHAGRRVASLEYEAYAEMAELKMREIADEARERWGTGDIHVVHRVGLLEVGDASVAIAVASPHRAEAYEASRYVVEELKRRVPVWKREGYVEGDRQWVPGHTPEVEATVEG
- the moaA gene encoding GTP 3',8-cyclase MoaA, whose product is MSALIQLGGAAPVFPSRPIPEAGPMEDGFGRRIEYLRISVTDKCNLRCVYCMPEEGLPWLKREEILSYEEIAQIVRVMAGVGLRRVRITGGEPLVRRDLPALVRQIKAVPGIDDIALSTNAVLLHELADELRDAGVDRVNVSLDSLRPERVDAISRRAGSADAIFRGLEAAERAGFSPIKVNCVVMRGRNDDEVADFAAITRERPWHIRFIEVMPTGENLGVQAEEFVSADEILASVGAVGELRPVTGPAGNGPAAYYAFDGAPGTVGVITPMSHNYCGTCNRMRLTADGQLRPCLFGHAQTNLRDPLRRGEPIEPLLRDTLRIKPERHWLVQGSDQGSGGLLALSQVGG